In Salvia miltiorrhiza cultivar Shanhuang (shh) chromosome 4, IMPLAD_Smil_shh, whole genome shotgun sequence, the DNA window CGGCTCACGGAGACTCCTTCGGCCAGATCCCACGGCGGCTCCTCGTGAACAGCCATTGGCTGAAAACAGAGTGACGGGAGGCGAGCTAGAAACACAGCGGCGCGGCAGCAGCTGCTGCGAGCCGTCTTCCTCGCCTGCTCCACCGCGATCTGCTCCGGCAAGCTCCACCAATCTTTCTTCCTCGCGAGCTCTTTCACGAAATTGCAGGAGTGAAGCGGCTGCAAACGGCGACCTCGGCGACCTCACGCCGCTGATCTTCCGTCCATCCGATGGCGTCAAAAGGCGGCAATGGCTCATCGAGCGTTGGTTGGTTCCCACCGCCGTCTTTGACTTCCGGTGGACTCAGTTCACCGGGCGACAGAGGTGCGCTCAATCTGCCGGTCGTCTCTACAAATTTTCTCCCAAATACTCCTCGTTCCTCCTTCGTTGTTGGAGAGCACTCCGAGACCGCTTCTCTGGATCGAAGGTCGGGTGTTGCTACTCTACCAAACCCTACGATGGTCCCCCCGTCTGCTCCGAAGGTGTCACCTCCTCCTCAGCCGAATGCCTCTTTTGCAGATAAGCTGAAGGCTAGGGATGGCAGTCCGACCgagcaagttttcaaaccttgGGACGTCCCCGCTCATGACTTTACAATCCTCCGGCCGGAGTTGGTGGATCTTAAGCGTTGCCTTGTTTTGGACCCTTCTTTCCACCAACGACAAGTCCGGCGTTTCGCCCATGCGGTTCACGGCCGACTGATCCTCCGCAAAGGTGATTCACCTCGGTTTGCAGCGGACCTTTGGGAGGAACTTCAGCAGCTTTGGAAACCGTCTGCTGGTTGGTCGATCCATCCTCTCGGAAAAGGTTTCTTCACTTTTAATTTCACATCCGAAGAGGATAAGGCAGCGGCTTTCACTAAAACGACTTGGCGTCTACACTCAGGTATTCTACATCTCCAGGCCTGGGTGCCGAATTTTGATCCCTACAAAGCGCCTTCTACCCTTGTTCAGGTATGGATTAGAATCTTTAACTTGCCGcatgaatattggcacccagaGGTTCTTTCCGGGGTCGCACGAGAAGTGGGTACGCCTATCTTGATTGATGGTCAGTCTGCACAGGCTCATGTGGGTCACTTTGCTAGAATTCTAGTTGAGTTAGATGTTTCGGCTGATATTCCTGAGGCTTTAGATATCAAGTGTGGCGACATTGATTTTTCTGTCAAATTTCgatatgagaatttgccttaTTACTGCTCCGTTTGCAATGTTGTGGGACATACTGCTAACCAATGCAGAAGGAGTAAAACGACCACGATCGCGGAGGGCTTTACGGAACATCAGGGCCGGGAACGTGGTCAGTCCAAGGTTGATGACCACAGGGTTGATCCTCGTCCCTACAACGGAAATCAGGAATCTCCAGCAAGGGCTGGACCTTTAGCTGAGGTTGGACAGAAACTGTCTTCAGATCCTACCTCATCCAATCCCTTTGCTGTGTTGGTTTCTCTAGAGTTGCAAGAAGAACAGAGACTTGTTGGTGATGATAACATGGACAAGCCGCCTTCTGATGGAGGCCGGGCTTCAGATGCTTGCATCCCTCAGGACAGTCAGGGTAGAAAGGATATGGAACAGCCTGGGTCAGATGACGAAAAGAAGATAGTTGAGCAGGAACACGAGAGGACTTCTGCACCTTTGGTTGTTCAGCCGCTTGCTGTTATGACTGACAACAACGCTGTGCTAACTTTGACTGGGACGACAGGACCCATTTCTCGTAcacgagggcgtccgaaaggggctatcaccaagaagggaagagtttctgattcttctatcaagcacagGCTCCGTCGTATCATAATCAATGGCATGTCTTCGGATTTCCAAAACTCAACACGTCGTGATGATATGCATGGCCCAGGTCTTGATGCTTCTACGcctgtggagttcctgaataAAGTGAAGTATGCTCAGTCTGAAGGACAaattctgcaaaactttgtgatcaactcctctaactctaccgatgcagcccatgctatgtcggttgtgacctcttcaaaaatgaaggaaaaatggGGCGATTGGTTGGACGATGAAGAGGACGATGTTTTAGACGAGGAAGATCCGcttaaaatgttctcttagtcttggtttcttttttAGTTACCCGGGGTTTCTTGCGGGTGCTTTTGCTTGTTTCCTTATGTTTCTgatctctctttttttcttttcttttttaataaaattcctATTTCAGCAGATTACAACATGAGTGTTAATCAAAAGTTACTTgaagtattgatagtggagaaagagtcccacATTAAGGGTATTGTTAAGTAGATTGTGGGCAAATAGTGTGGGTTACAAGggtaaaattgtgaaaattatgtgtgagatagtgtccaaaaataaagCGTATATAAATTCGAGGGGcgtaccaaaaagaaaaaaatatgcataaatataGGGGACAGAAGTAGTATTGCTTTTGGAATTGGTTGCTATTGCAGTTGAGCTTTAATTTTAGAATTGTATTTAGAAGTTTAGTGCGGCCTACTGATTGAAAATCGAATATGTAATCACTTTGATTTTCGATTgattatttgaaaaaaattgattgaTTAAGCCGATAAAAACTTGGAACAATCGGTCAATCATCGATTTATACTTTTTCTAATCGGTCGATAAATTGAATCGACTAATGCACATGCATAAGATTATACATAACAACGACCAATTGAGGGGTGGTCAACCGCCACttcatcaattaataaaaatatagtttaatCTATCTCGTCAACCAACTATGGCAGCCTACCCACCTTCAAAAGACCACTAGATTTCTCCACTTATTTTGTGACAAGTgtcaatttattattaatttattaaattttattttgatattaagTTAAATGttgaatatattatacatatatcaaaatataaaacaccatttttttgttttttcattcTCTACAAATAGACACCCATTTTACACACAATACAATTCTATTATTCTTTATATATACACTATTAAAACTTTATCATTATCTCTTAATTTAttgctattattttaattagtactccctccgtcccaaacgaaatgtcctgttttcctttttgggctgtcccaaatgaaatgtcctgtttccttttttggcaatacactctctctatacttaatatttaaatcatttccatcaactcactttatctactttatacacattttttaatctctgtgccgaaaagaaataggacatttcgtttgggatgaagggagtatttaatacaatttaaaaattataattaaatattataataaaataattgtaaaaatattgTGATTGAGTGGTTAGAGTGATCgtggataaataattaaaaataaacgTGGATGGTTGTGATGAATATTGGCACTAtgaaatatagaaaaaataattaaatattaaaaagattGAATAATTGAATGATTGAGATGGTTGTACATAATGGTATGATAAGTGAGGAGGTACAACAAGTGTGtcataattcataaatttatttgacaattttttccaaaaaataaaaaaaaaactaggcCTAGCTAGTAGCTCAGCGTATGGTTTCAGGGTTTGGGGCCTTTGGGCTAAAAcaaaatagagaaagaaaaagaaaaaataaaaagaaaaacaaagttttttttttttttgaaggaagaaaagaaaaaaaaattagtaagaCAAAAAAGGCTCCTCATACCCACATCATGTCCGCGGTCATTTACCGTTTGCGCCCTCAAAATCACTTGAAAATCTTCAGTCTCTCCAAAATCTTGAAAGGGTAATAAGGTAAATTCGCTAGAACACCATCAGTCCTTGCTCACTGTACTGCTGATCCCAACATTTACAAATGAATTTCATTTCTCTTTTTCCgttaaaaacaacaaaaaatgcTCCAAATTTACAGGCCACACCACACCAGCAAGAAATTTAAATTCCtcgaaaaaggaaaaatagtaaAAGAAAAGGGGAAATTTCACATCTCCAAAGGCAAAGGCAAAGGCAAAGGCCAAACCCCTTTCTACTGCATGCAGAATTGAGTTGAAGACCCCCTTCTCACTAAAACCCCTTTCGCTTCCCCtctctattttctctctctctacttccAGTTGCCGGCCGATTCCCGGACAAGGGGTTCACCTTTTCTAATTTTCTCGGCTTATTTCTGCGTACACTCTAATTTGAAGCTACATTTCGAATTCGccgctggttcttgtcccacatTTCTATGGTTTAAGAATTAGGTACAATTTCTACTTCTTCTTCTGTTAATGCATGTGTGTTTTGTGGTGTTTCTGTTGATGGGGTTGTTTCTTTTGTCACCTGTTTTGTCATGGGTTGAAGGGGGTTTTCTGTTATTTTTTATGATGTTGAATTTTTATGTTTCCGGGTTGAGGTTGAGAATAGGGGATCTTTTCTGGGTGGAGCCGTTCTCGGAAATGTGGATGTGTTTTGGGTTGGCCGTAGATGCTAAGCTTAGTGAAATGTACAAGGCGCAAACTCACCGTTTATCTGTTTGTGTGCACATGTGAATGTGTGTGTGTAGCATCGGTGGAACCTGTGATTTTTTGTGTATGCATGTGCTGTTTTTGCTGTAAATTGAACAATTTTTGTGATCCCCTGCTCGGCTGAATGTGGTCAACTCTTGGGACCCACTTATTTTGGCAAACTCCATCTAAGCCTCGAGCTCCATCTAATGTTTTTAGTGTTccatttatgcttaatttgcaTCTTAATTTACATAGTTATCTTATATTCCAGTTGTTGGAGGAAATGGAAGGCCCTTTACCACCCGCAGCATTTGAGGCGAAGATAAAAGGGATCAGATTTACTCTGGCCACTCGTCAGGAGATTGTAAGCACATACTCATAGTTCATAGCTTGTTTCATATATGTCCAtgattttcatgtttttttgTCCTGCTAATTTCATGAACAGTCTAAAGCATCAATCAGCGACTGCCCAATCAGCCATGCCAGCCAGCTGTCAAATCCATTTCTTGGCCTGCCACTTGATAGTGGCAAATGCGAGTCTTGCGGCACGGGTGAGGCTGGGCAATGTGAAGGTATGCATTTATTCATCCACTTttgaattatatgaataaatGAGAAGGAAATTTAGCCTGCAATATCTTTTAACACCATTCTTGATGTTTCAGGCCATTTTGGATACATCGACTTGCCAACTCCTATTTACCATCCCGATCATGTCGGTGAGCTAAAAAGGATGTTGAGCCTACTGTGCTTGAAGTGCTTAAAGTTCAAGAACAGGAAGGTAGTAACTGTTTATATTGTATTCCTTTATTACCATATAAAGACTGATTGAACTCTGGAACTGTTTATATTGTGTTCCTTTATTGCCATCAATATGAATAATCATCTTGCTCATTGTGTTTGGTTTCAGGTGAATAGTAACGGTGTTATTGAAAATTTGTTATCCTCTTGCTGCgaggtaatttttttattttttattttttttgttgccTTCTCTTTTAACTCTTATATAAGACAACTATGGTGCATACTAGCACAACTGTGAAGACTGTGATAGCAACCTTAATTTGTTTACATAGTTTAAGAAGTTTACATATGTAGTTTTATTGAGTACTGATGACCTGTCCCGTTATGACCAATTTTGTCCAATAACAGTTACTTGTAGTTTTATTGAGTACTGATTTCCTTATCTAGCTTGCTGAAGTAGAGTCCCTTGTGGTTTTGGCTAACTAATGTCAGATCAAACTTGCTGCAATTTGCATCTGTTAGAACAGATGAGATGACTAACAATTCTGAACTTAAATTCTTGCAATGCCTCAAGTTTTTCACTTATCCGCAGGAGGCCTCACAAATATCTATCAACGAAGCCAAGACTAGTGATGGGGCTTACTATTTAGAGCTGAAACTCCCTTCGAAATCAAGACCTAAACACGGATGCTGGAATTTTTTGGAAAAATATGGATTCCGTTACGGAGATATGAATTCTCGGCCATTGCTTGCTTCTGAGGTATTGCGTAATAAACTTTATTTAAAAGCTGTCACATACTAGAGTTGTGATTTTGAACTCTTAAAAGATGTATCATTGTATGACTGTACTTGGTATAATACTCTGCCAAACAACTGGCATTTCAAGATGATTAGAAGCATCTTTTGCGGAAACTGAGAAAAGCTTTATCAAGGCGTGTTCTAATTTGGGAACAAGATAGCTGCTAGTTTTGATtaagaatttcaaatatttagcaCATTTACATGAATTTATGGGGTATCTGATCAGGAGAAAAGTACTAACCAAACAAAAGGTTAAGATATATTTTCCATTAATAAATCAATCTTCTAGTAAAATAAATCAATTGCAGGTGCACCTGAAACTTAGTTTGACTTGCATGAGATCAGATAAGTATTACATTTCAAATTTTTCTTTCAAGAGGGGAGTTTgctgttttttatttttcctaacCTGGCCTTttgaatattattattgttcATTGATTCTGAACAAATTTGACCGTCTTCCTTGCTTATATCAGAGTGAGCTTaagtcccccccccccccccccccccccccttcttcttcttctcccagACTTGGATCaaatacaaagaaaataatGTTCCTGatccttttctttctttttgatgAACCTTTGAACTCCTGATGTTAAAAATCTTAGTTGTTTCTATTGATAAGCAAAATCCTTGCTCAGCCGTGCGGGACAGAGCTAATTTTGAATGTTGCCTATCCTTGACACATATAAGGTGGCGGCAATGCTAAGAAAAATCCCCCAGGAGACCAGAAAAAAGCTCTCTGCCCGAGGTTACTACCCTCAAGAAGGATATATCCTCCAGTACTTATCTGTTCCTCCTAACTGTCTGTCTGTGCCTGATGTTTCTGATGGAATCAGTACAATGTCTACGGTTAGTCATTTTCCTAAATCTAGTCCGCATTTTAGAAGTTCTTGTGCGTGTTGGCTGTTGGCTGATTGTCACGATCTATTAATTTCCAGGATTATTCTATAACGTTGCTTAAAAAGGTGTTGAGACAAGTAGAGATCATAAAAAACTCAAGGTCAGGGAATGCAAATTTTGAGTCTCAGGAGATTGAAGCCAATGATTTGCAAGCAGCCGTGGCTCAATATTTTCAGTTCAGGGGCACAGGCAAGGTATTTCTTGTTTCTGTTATTTCTTGGAACATACAGAAAATTGTTCTTTGCAACTTCCATCTAGGCTGTGTATGGGTTATGTTAGTGCCACTTTATATTTTGTAGTAGGAGTTTTAATGTTagcttattaaataaaattctgCTTCTATTTTTAAAAGTATGTATCATCTGCTTGTGACAAGAAAGGCACCTTCATCTACCTGTTGAACAGTTTCGTGATTACTGGTGACCGTTTTGGTTCAATTATAGCTATTAAATTCTGGCTAAAGCGCTGATTTATAGGCTTCTCGTGACGTTGATGGTCGCTTTGGAGTCAACAAGGAAGAAAATGTGTCTTTTACCAAAGCATGGCTTGAGAAGATGAAAACGTTGTTTATAAGGAAAGGCTCTGGTTTTTCTTCTAGAAGTGTGATAACTGGTGACCCGTTTAAAGGAGTGTCAGAGATTGGGTTGCCATTTGAAATAGCCCAAAAGATAACATTCGAGGAGCGGGTAAATGATCAGAATATGCTATTTTTACAGAAGCTGGTTGATGAAAAACTTTGCTTAACGTACAGGGATGGTCAGTCGACATATTCCCTGAGGGAAGGCTCAAAAGGGCATACATTTTTGAGGCCTGGTCAAGTTGTGCATCGTAGGATAATGGATGGGGATATTGTCTTCATTAATAGACCACCAACTACGCACAAACATTCTCTACAAGCTTTATCAGTTTACATTCACGATGATCATACCGTGAAGATTAATCCTCTTATTTGCGGTCCCCTTAGTGCTGATTTTGATGGGGATTGTATCCATTTGTTTTATCCCCAATCTCTTGAAGCTAaagcagaggtggtggagctcTTCTCAGTAGAGAAACAGCTACTTAGCTCCCACACTGGGAACTTCAATTTGCAGCTGGCAACTGACTCACTGCTATCACTAAAATTACTGTTTAGAAAGCCCTTTTTGGTACGAGCAGCAGCACAGCAGTTGGCCATGTTTGTGCCGGAAGCGCTATCTGCACCTGCAGTAATGAAGTCCAGAAATGGCCCTCTTTGGACTGCATCACAGATTTTGCAGACAACTTTTCCTCCATCCTTTGATTGTTCTGGAGAGAGACATAGGATATGCAAAAGTGAGGTGCTGTATCTAGACTACAATAGGGATGTGATGGCCTCTATCATCAATGATATAGTCACCTCACTTTTCTTCTTGAAGGGACCAAAGGAGGTCTTGAGGTTCTTCAATTCTATCCAGCCTTTATCAATGGAAAGTCTTCACACAGAGGGTTTTAGTGTTAGTTTGAAGGACTTTTTCCTTACTCGGGATGTTTTGGAGGATATCCAGAAGGAAATTCAGAAGATCTTCCCGTTATTGTGTGATTTGCGAGCTTCATATAGTGAATCAGTTGCCTTGCAAGTGGACAGCTACTTGCGCAGTGTGAAGATCCCTGTTACTAACTTCATACGTGAGTCTTCAGCAATTGGCAACCTGATAGATTCCAAGAGTGAATCTGCTTTGAGTAAAGTGGTTCAGCAGATCGGTTTCTTAGGAATACAAATATCAAGTAAGGGGAAGTTCTACTCGGAAACTTTGGTCAAGGACATGTCGTCTCTGTTTCGAAAGAAATATCCTTCTTATGATGATAGTCCTTATGAAGAATTTGGCTTAGTTGGTAGACCTCTCTTTAGAGGATTGGACCCCTATCAGGAGATGGTTCATTCAATTTCCAGCAGAGAAGTGATTGTCCGTTCAAGCCGAGGATTGACTGAACCTGGCACACTCTTCAAGAATTTGATGGCCATCCTTAGAGATGTTGTCATATGCTATGATGGTAGTGTGAGGAATACGTGCAGCAACTCAATTGTTCAATTTGAGTATGGAGTGAATAGTGCCAATGTTGCAAGTGAGTTCTGTGCTGGTGACCCTGTTGGAGTTTTAGCTGCAACTGCCATGTCCAATCCTGCTTACAAGGCTGTGCTGGATTCTTCTCCAAGTAGCAACTCCTCCTGGGATATGATGAAGGTAATTAAAGTTTTGAGGAGACATAACATGGTCATTTGACAATTCTTATATTCTTCATTAGACTTGTGAAAAAatgttttaatatatatatttgcaatAATTCAGGAGATACTGCTTTGTGGAGTTGGCTTCAAGAACGATATTGCTGACCGCCGCGTGATTCTTTACCTAAATAACTGTGATTGTGGCAGAAAGCACTGCCAAGAAAGTGCTGCTCTGATAGTTAAGAATCACTTGAAGAAAGTTAGTCTAAAGGACACAGCAATGGAGTTCCTGATGGAgtattactctctctctctctctctatatatatatactctatatatatatagctatcTCACATGTGCCATTGAACAAAGAGTAGTATTTGGTATAGACAATTCAATTTTCTTgtgctttttttgtttttacagATATAGATCTCAGTTGGTGCCTGAAAGTGATGATGTCACTTCCGGCCTTCTTGTTGGCCATATTCATCTGAATAAGGTTTTTCTAAGCACTTTTTTCCTGTATTTTTCTTGGAGACAGTCGGTGCAATGTCAGAAATTTGTCACTGATGTTTTTCATTTGATGACTGATTGATTAACAGACACAGTTGATACAATCAAATATCAGCATAAATGATATTCTTGAAAAGTGTCTAGACACAATCAGTCTCaatcagaagaagaaaaaggttGGAACTCTGTTCAAGAGAATTGAATTATCATCCAGGTTAGTGTTGGTTGGTGAAAATGCAATCATTGGTTAAGTCATTGTTTAGTTCATACTCCCTACGTCCCATTATTGTTGGtctatttcttttgggcacgggtatttaagagaataagattgtagtgtaaatgtgtgtaaaggtgtgtggggtcacattgtttgtagtgtaaaattattaccaaatatTAATGGGACACCCCAATGAGGAAAACAGGTCAACAATGATGGGCAGATGAATGTACCTAAGAAGTATCCCATTGGAAATATTGGTTTTACCTCTTAAAACCAAGATGCAGCATATCCCTTCTATATATTTTCAGAAATAAGACTTGGTTTGGTGACAACTTTGTGCCTTGCATCATTGTCGAATATTTGTTAATGTAGATGgtgattgtattttcttttgTGGATAATTATTGGCTTTTGCAATGGACAATTAAAACATATTGATCATTTATTGAAGATAATATTTTAGATTTGAAGTacttaaaaatttcaaaatgtTTGATTATTTCTCATGTTTAACAagtatccttttttttttacttggacaATAAAAGCATAATGACCATTAACTTGGATGTTTAACACGTATCTCATATTTATTAGGATATGCATATTATAATGCAAGGTTTTGCTGAACTATCTTGTTAAATTGGTTAAAACAGAATTATTTACATCCTCATGCCATATATTTCTTTGCAGTGACTGTTGCTCCTTTTGCCAATCTTCGAAAAGCAAATGGACTGATGTTCCCTGCGTCCAGTTTCTTTGGCAAGGGGCAAGTGATGATCTCTTAGAGAGGGCTTCGGATTTCCTAGCCGATACAGTTTGCCCGGTGCTTTTGCAGACAGTCATTAAAGGTGTTTCATATATTTGCCTCCTCATATCTTACCTTGAGCTTGCTTTTGTCTTTTCTGTTTCCTGATGATGTCaccctttttttttgtctttaataattttcattttgttaGGAATTCGGATCTGTATAACACAATGCGTCGCATGATCTTATTGTTTCCCAAGAATCTATATTTGCTTGTATCATATGTTTTATCCCCTAAGGGGACGTTTATTTTGAGTGATAGGATAGATTGATAAAACAGAGGATTGTGTATTTGAAGGATAAGATGGTCAAACaagttcaaaattaatcaatccaTAAAAGATGGTAGATTAACTtggattatttttatctatctaaaATTAATCATTCCATCAAAAAATGGTAGATTAACTTGGACTATCCTATcactcaaagtaaacgccccttaGAGTTTTCTACGTTTAGTGCCTCTTATGTTGTGATTGACTGCATAATGAATGTTCTTGTTGTTGACGACTGTATGAATGTATGTAATCATTTGAACATAAATGTGGCAACGGTTGTACAGGTGATCCTAGGGTTTCAGCTGCAAACGTAATATGGATAAGTCCCGATACTGCTACCTGGATCAGGAGCCCATGTAAGAGCCCTAAGGGTGAATTGGCTGT includes these proteins:
- the LOC131022416 gene encoding DNA-directed RNA polymerase V subunit 1: MEGPLPPAAFEAKIKGIRFTLATRQEISKASISDCPISHASQLSNPFLGLPLDSGKCESCGTGEAGQCEGHFGYIDLPTPIYHPDHVGELKRMLSLLCLKCLKFKNRKVNSNGVIENLLSSCCEEASQISINEAKTSDGAYYLELKLPSKSRPKHGCWNFLEKYGFRYGDMNSRPLLASEVAAMLRKIPQETRKKLSARGYYPQEGYILQYLSVPPNCLSVPDVSDGISTMSTDYSITLLKKVLRQVEIIKNSRSGNANFESQEIEANDLQAAVAQYFQFRGTGKASRDVDGRFGVNKEENVSFTKAWLEKMKTLFIRKGSGFSSRSVITGDPFKGVSEIGLPFEIAQKITFEERVNDQNMLFLQKLVDEKLCLTYRDGQSTYSLREGSKGHTFLRPGQVVHRRIMDGDIVFINRPPTTHKHSLQALSVYIHDDHTVKINPLICGPLSADFDGDCIHLFYPQSLEAKAEVVELFSVEKQLLSSHTGNFNLQLATDSLLSLKLLFRKPFLVRAAAQQLAMFVPEALSAPAVMKSRNGPLWTASQILQTTFPPSFDCSGERHRICKSEVLYLDYNRDVMASIINDIVTSLFFLKGPKEVLRFFNSIQPLSMESLHTEGFSVSLKDFFLTRDVLEDIQKEIQKIFPLLCDLRASYSESVALQVDSYLRSVKIPVTNFIRESSAIGNLIDSKSESALSKVVQQIGFLGIQISSKGKFYSETLVKDMSSLFRKKYPSYDDSPYEEFGLVGRPLFRGLDPYQEMVHSISSREVIVRSSRGLTEPGTLFKNLMAILRDVVICYDGSVRNTCSNSIVQFEYGVNSANVASEFCAGDPVGVLAATAMSNPAYKAVLDSSPSSNSSWDMMKEILLCGVGFKNDIADRRVILYLNNCDCGRKHCQESAALIVKNHLKKVSLKDTAMEFLMEYRSQLVPESDDVTSGLLVGHIHLNKTQLIQSNISINDILEKCLDTISLNQKKKKVGTLFKRIELSSSDCCSFCQSSKSKWTDVPCVQFLWQGASDDLLERASDFLADTVCPVLLQTVIKGDPRVSAANVIWISPDTATWIRSPCKSPKGELAVDITLEKDAVKRSGDAWRVVMDSCLPVFHLIDAQRSIPYAIKQVENLLGISCAFEQAVQRLSTSVTMVTKGVLKDHLLLLGNSMTCAGTLIGFNAGGIKSLSKSLGVQVPFMNATLFTPRKCFERAAEKCNVDNLSSIVGSCAWGKHVSVGTGSPFEIVWGTKNSELMVDEEIDVYNFLRMVNSSKLEDTGTSCLGAEIDDLDQDDYMDFDLSPVRESGADKPTFEDGIDFRLDGDNNDGLSKEDDGGWSSWGKKVGSGVSDWATTAEDSAWGKKVDSEENGWAAKSNKAEESSWGKKVDSEENGWAKSNKAEESSWGKKVDSEENGWANSNKAEETTRCKKVDSSENDWTKSSEQSTWGNKTAEQSSWGKNVRSEENDWTKKPEESTSGRKVNSEGNDWRKQPDTSNWAEKVNSRGNDWNKTAEQSSWGEEEKGNSTWGKKVDSDGGGWGKKDDRNKWAASSSPTKPRDQSDWAAASGGEGRSKINEQSSSWGAPMTDTQSTWGKNTTKIDDGKSQEGGLWSAPSGAQREAARHEPSNAAGWDQLGSGTDSLQSDSKDNPWGNSKAADESTHAKASGTWGSSNDWDKFISQSPAGENKESQSNNWGSSQKQSNVSTPAQGWGSKDDTWGTKVADESTHSKVSSTWGSSNDWGKSDSQSHAGENKESQSNNWSSRQSSDTTPTQGWGSPNVDTSTDKDARPQWGGGRGRGRGRGWGRGRSREGSQGRGPSSDGEWKNRRPRPVDDPNAPGLFTATRQRLDSFTAEEQDVLVEIESIMKSIRRVMHQTGYNDGDRLSADDQTYIVDNVLNYHPDKAAKIGAGLDYIMVSKHSEFQDSRCFYAVSVDGVESDFSYIKCLNNFIKEKYPDKAESFMPKYFKKQQSRPGWNKDRGGGGPPRSEAGTPRGWNSDSNEAGTPSTWARTPGSQSEAGTPRGWNSDSTLATEEAGTPWAQTPGPQSEAGTPRGWNIDSTPATEEAGTPWAQTPGPQSEAGTPRGWNSTSTPATEEVGTPWVQTPGPDDAATG